The DNA window CCGGCGACGCGCTCCGCGAGCTCGACGGTGGCACGGACATCCGGGAGGTGGTCCGTGAGCTGCTCCTGGGGCGGGTCCGGGTAGCGGTCCAGGCCGGTGGGCGAGGCTGCCTCTTCGTCAACGCGGCCGCCGAACGCCTGCCCGGTGACGCGGCGACCCGGCGCGCGGTCAGCGACGCGTTCAGGGCCAGCCAGGCCGCGCTCACCGAGGTGCTGACCGTGGCGGCGGCACGCGGCGAGATCTCGCGCCGCCACGATCCCCGCACTCTCGCCGAGTTCCTCGTGACGTTCCTCAACGGGCTCCTGGTGTCCAGCAAGGTCACGCCGGATGCCGGGGCTTTTCACGCCGTCGTGGAGGTCGCCGTGGGCGCCCTCGACTGATGTGCGCTGCGCCGAATCTGTATCGAACGATCCATAACTCCTGGAGGTAAGCGTGACCGAAACCGCGACCCGCGCCCCGCTCGGCGGCTCCCGATGGAACGCGTTCCCGCCGGTGACCGCGATGACCGCCCACCAGTTCTTCGCCGGGACGGCGCCCCTCCTGCAGTTCGTTCTGGACTCCCTGGAGAGCATCGACCGGGACGTGCTCGCCGCCCAGATCCACGCGACGCTAGGGCTGGGCACCCGCGAGACGTCGCTCCCGCTGGCCGCCGGACCGGATGCCGCGCCCGCCGCCCGCGAGTTCGCTGCCCAGGCGGACACGATCGGCCGGGAGATCGCGGCGTGGACCGGAGCGGCGCTCGACCGGTTGCTCGCCGACCGGACGCCGTTCCCGGCTGGGCCGCTCGTCGTCCGCAGCCACTGCGACGGCCACCTGCTCACCCACCCGGCCACCGATCTGCTGATGGGTCGGCGCGGTGGCCCGGTGACCATCCAGCTCTACAACGAGTGGCTACACCAGATGGTGCTGCTGCGTGACGCGCTCCTGCCGTTCGTCAACTGGCAGGACGTGCCCCTGCGCGTGACCCCGACCGGCCTGCGGCACGTGGAGGAGTCCCGCGAGCGGTTCCTCGCCGAGGTGTTGTTCCGCCAGGTGCGCCACACCAGCGTCGTGCGGTTCGCCCGCAGCGTGGTGACCGGCGCCGGCGGCCCGGACGGATACGGCTTCGACACCGACGGCGGTACGGTGCTGCCCGCCGTCGTGGGTGCGTCGCCGCTCACCGCGGCGAAGTACCTGCTCCGCTGGGCTGCGACGGCGCCGGGCGGTGAACCCGCGACGTACATCAACGAGATCGACGACTACTACACCGCGCCGCGAACGCTGATCGAAACGCTGCCCGGTCCGGGCGCCGCGCACGCCCTGCGCGGACGGGTTGTCGCCGGACCCGTGCGGGAGGGGATCCGGACCGCACGCGTCGAGGTGACCCGTGGGACGGCGTCCGCGTCGGTCGATCTCGGCCAAGCGCTGCGGGGCCACCGGTTCGCCTCTCGGCAGGGACCGGCGGCCGGAGGCGACGCTGGTCCGATTCGACCGGTCGACGGGTGGGCGGTGCTGTCCGCGGACGGTCTCGCGTGGACGGAGGACGGCGATGTCCTGGTGGACGCGAGCGGGCAGGACGATCTGGTGGTGCTGGCGGTGCTCGGCACGCTGTATCCGGAGAACGTCGTGCTCCGCCGGGCGTCGTCCGACTCGAGGCAGGTGCCGTCTCGACCGGAACCGGTGACGGCGGGCAAGGACGACCCGAACCGGGTGGTCGTCGACGTCGATCAGCGGTAGAGGCCCACCAGCGCCCGCGACGCCGCGGCGACGATCTCCTCGGCGGACGCCTCGACGCTGCCGTCCAGCCACGCCGTGACGAGCTCGGCCATGCCACCGATGAACAGCAGGCCCGCGATCTCGTCCTCGTTCGTGCTGCGGCCGGGGGCGCCGAGCAGTTCACGCGACTCGATCGCCGACTGGTGGGCGAGGTACCGGAGCAGCTCGGTGCGCCGCTGCCGGAGCTTCGGAACCGCGACCGACTCGACGATCGCGACGCGGCCCTTCCGCGGATCGTCGAGCAGCAACTCCACGAACGCCCGCACGGCGGCCCGCACGCGCGCCGCCGGGTCGTCGCCCGCCTTCTCGGCGGCGGCCCGGCTGGTCTCCTCGATCTCGGCGGCGATCCCGTCCATCACAGCTTCGAGCAGCGCGTCCAGCCCGGCGAAGCTCTCGTAGAAGTAGCGCTCGGACAGCCCCGCCGCAGCGCAGACCGCGGTCATCGTGGTTCGGGTGTCCGGGTCGGCCCAGACCGCGAGAGCGGCCGCGAGCAAGCGGGTGCGGCGGTCGGCGACCCGGTCGGCGGCGCTGACCCCTCGGTAGACCCCCGACTGCACCGCCACGAGGCCGATCATGCCACAGGGGACTGGCCGGAACTGATTGACAGGACGCCCTTCCTGAATCAGCCTAGGCATGGCCCAGATCACACCGCCGTGAGGTGAGCCATGACGGCCGAGGCAATGGAGTCGCCCGAAACCACGCGTCCGCTACCGAGCCTGCACCGCGAAGACCGGGGTTACCCCTGGTTAGGCCAGCTTTTCGAGTACTCGAAGGACCCGGTCCGTCTACTCCGGAGCAAGTGGGACCGCTACGGGCCGGTCGCCCCGTTCTACGTCCTCGGCAAGACGTCGGTGATGCTGCTCGGCCCCGACGCGTGCGGCGAGGCGCTGCAGAACCGGGACAAGGCGTTCGCCAACGGGCCCGCCTGGTCACAGCTGGTCGGCCCGTTCTTCACCCGCGGCCTCATGCTCATCGACTTCGACGAGCACAAGAGTCACCGCCGGATCATGCAGGAGGCTTTCACCCGGCCGCGGCTGGAGGGTTACACCCGGCGGCTGCACCCGGCGATCGAACAGGGCATGGCGAGCTGGGACACCGACGGGAGGTTCCCGTCGTACTGGCGCCTCAAGCAGCTCACCCTCGACATCGCCGCCGACCTGTTCATGGGCGGCGCCCAGGACACCAGCAAGGCCGAGATGGACCGCGTCAACAAGGCGTTCATCGCCTGCGTCCAGGCCGCCGCGGGCATCGTCCGCGCCGACGTGCCGTTCACCCGCTGGGGCCGGGCGTACCGCGGCCGCAAGGTGCTGGAGAAGTTCCTCCGGCACTACCTGCCCGCCAAACGCGCGCAGCAGACCGACGACATCTTCTCGGTGCTCTGCCACATCACGACCGAGGACGGCGACCGGTTCTCCGACGACGACGTCGTCAACCACATGATCTTCCTGATGATGGCGGCGCACGACACGTCGACGATCACCACCTCGACGATCCTGCAGTACCTCGGGCAGCACCCGGAGTGGCAGGAGCGCTGCCGCGCCGACGCGCTCGCGCTGGGTCCCGAGCCGTCGATGGCGGAGCTGGAGAGCCTCGTCCCGCTCGATCTGGTGATGCGCGAAGCGTTACGCCTGCGGGCGCCGGTTCCGGTGCTGGTCCGCTACGCGGTCAAGGACACCGTCGTCCAGGGCGTCCGCATCCCCGCCGATACCAACGTCGTCGTGGGAGTGCAGCTCAGCCACATGATGGAGGACTACTGGACCGATCCGCCTGCGTTCGATCCGGAGCGCTTCTCGCCGGAACGCCGGGAGGACCGCTCGCACCGGTTCGCCTGGGAACCGTTCGGGGGCGGCGTCCACAAATGCATTGGCTTGTACTTCGCGGGCCTGGAGATCAAGGCGATCATGCACCGCCTGCTGCGGGAGTACCACTGGACCGTGGACCCCGCCTACGTCCCACCGCTGGACCACCACTCGCTGCCGTTCCCCAAGGACGGCTTGCCGATCGCTCTGGTCAGGAAGGACCGGCATGGACTTTGACGACACCCCGGACGAGGCGGCCTGGCGGACCGAGGTGTGCTCGTTCCTGGAGCAGCACCGCGAGGAGCTCGGCACCCGCAACGAGCGGTCCTTCGACCGGGACGTGGCCCGGGCCCGCCAGGCCCTGCTCTACGACGCCGGGTTCGTCGGCGTCACCTGGCCGACAGAGGTCGGCGGTCGCGGCGGAACACCGATGCAGCAGGCGATCATCGACCAGGAGGTGGCCCGGCTCGGCATCCCCGGCCTGATCAACCTCATCGGCATCGGCATGTGCGGCCCGACCGTGATCGTGCACGGCAGCGACGACCAGAAGTCGCGCTACCTCAAGCGGTTGCTCCGCGCGGACGACATCTGGTGCCAGCTGTTCAGCGAGCCCGCGTCCGGCAGCGACCTGGCGGCGCTGCGCACCAAGGCCGTCCGGGACAGCGACGGCAGCTGGCGGGTCAACGGACAGAAGGTCTGGACGACGCTCGCGCACCTGGCCGACTACGGGATCCTGCTCACCAGGACCGATCCGGACGTGCCCAAACACCGCGGTCTGACGATGTTCGTCGTCGACATGAAGGCCCCGGGGGTCACCGTGCGGCCGCTGCGGCAGATGAGCGGCGGCGCGGACTTCAACGAGGTCTTCTTCGACGACGTGATCATTTCCGACGCCGAGCGGCTGGGCGACGTCGGCGAAGGTTGGCGGGTGGCGCTGACCACGCTGATGAGCGAGCGGCTCTCGCTCGGCGGTGGCGGCACGACGATCGGGCCCGGCGCCGAAGCCGTGGCCCGGCACGTGGCCGCGCACCTCGACGGGCTCTCCGCCGACCGGCAGGTGCTGGCCCGGCAGGAGCTGGGGCGCGGGTACGTCGCCGCGCTCGGCACTCGGTACACCGGCTACCGCCAGCTCTCCAAGATCAGCCGCGGCGAACTACCCGGCCCGGAGGCGTCGGCGGGCAAGCTGAGCAGCACCCGGACGGCGCGGGACCTGGCCGACCTCGCCGTGCGCGTGCTCGGCGACGACGCGCGCGTCGCGTCCTCCCGCGACGGCAGCGACACCTGGCAGGACCTGCAAGCCGTACTGCCGGGCATGGCGATCGCCGGCGGAACCGACCAGGTGCTGCGCAACATCATCGGCGAGCGCGTCCTCGGGCTCCCCGCCGAACCCCGTGCCGACAAAGGCGTCACGTTCACCCAGAGCCTGACCTCCACGGGGAGCCTGCGATGAACTTCGACCTGGATGACGAGCACCGCGCGCTGGCCGCCGCGGCACGCACGTTCCTGTCCGGCTCCGCGTCACCGGCCGCGTCCCGGGCGGCGCTGGCCGACGGCGCCGGGATCAAACCCGGACGTGCGGAACTGGTCAAGAGCGGCTTCGCCGCGATCACGATCCCGGAGGCGGCGGGCGGTGGTGGCGGTAGCGTCCTCGACCTCGCGGTCGTGGCCGAGCAGGCCGGGCGCGTGCTGGCCGGCCCTTCACTGGTGACGTTCGCGCGAGCGGCAGTCCTTTTCGACGACGAGCGACTGGCCGCGCTGGCCGACGGGAGTCTGGCGGTCGCCGTCGTCGACGACAGCGGGCCGGTCCTGGACGCGATCGGCGCCGAGGAATTCCTGGCACTGCGCGACGGCGCGCTGGTCTGCGGGCCCGGCACGGTCACGGCCCGCGAACCGATCGACCCGACCCGGGGCCTCGGCGACGTCGACCTCGGCGAGACCACGGTGCTGGCGCCGGACGCGACCGCGCGGTGGCAGCGGGCCGAGCGCGTCGGCCGGACGATTCTCGCCGCCGAGGGGCTCGGCGCCGCGTCTCGCGTCCTGGAGATCGGCGTCGAATACGCGAAGCAGCGGCAGACGTTCGGGCGCGCGATCGGGTCGTACCAAGCGGTCAAACACCTGCTCGTCGACGTCTACGTCGAGGTGGAGCAGTTGCGGTCGCTGGTCTGGTGGGCCGCCTGGGCGGCCGACCGGGCGCCCGACGAGCTGCCGCTGGCCGCGGCCGCGGCGAAGGCCGCGGCGGCCTCCACGCTGGAGCACGCGGCCGAGACCGTGATCCAGGTGCACGGCGGGATCGGGTTCACCTGGGAACACGACGCCCACCTGTACTGGCGGCGCGCGAAGGTCGACCGGTTCCTGCTCGGCGACGACGTGGCGGCGTACGACGAGGTGGCGCGGCTCGCGATGGCGGAGGCAACCCGATGACGCACAACCTCGCTGTTCTCGCCGAGGAGTCCTACGCGCGGCTCGGCCACTACGAATCGCTGTACTTCGAGGGCACCTGGCTGACGTCGACCGAGATCCACGAGCGGTCGATCCGGGTCGCCGGAGGCCTGCGCGCGCACGGGGTGAAGCCGGGCGACCGGGTGGTCGTTCTGACGATGAACACCCCGCAGGTGTTCATCGCGTACCGGGCGATCTGGCGAGCCGGTGCGGTCGTGACGCCGGTGATCTTCCTGCAGACCGAACCGGAGCTGCGGCACATCCTGTCCGACTCCGGTGCCACCGCGGCGATCGTCAGCCCCGAACTGGTCGGCCTGTTCTCCGGCGCCGCCGCCGGGCTGGACATCACGCTGTTCGTCGTCGGCGAGGAGTCGTTCGACGCGCTCGAGGCGGGGGAGCCGACCGAGATCGTGCCGCGCGCCGACGACGACCTCGCGGCGCTCCTCTACACCGGCGGCACGACGGGACGGGCGAAGGGCGTCATGCTCAGCCACCGCGGACTGTGGGAGTCCGGCCGCGGCATCGACCTGGTCGCCAGGACGACCACCGTGACCCGGTCGCTGCTGCCACTACCGCTCTCGCACGCGTACGGGCTGATCGTCGCGATCGGTGGGTTGCACACCGATCGGCAGCAGGTGGCGGTGCTGCAACGGTGGTTCGACCCGGTCGGTTGGCTGCAGCTAGTCCAGGAGCACAAACTGGAGACCAGCCCGGTCGTCCCCGCGATGCTGCAGTTGCTGCTCGGCCAGCCGCTGGCCGAGTACGACTTGTCCTCGCTGCAGTCGTTCGGCTCCGGCGGTGCGACGCTGCCGCCCGCGGTCCGCGAGGAGGCCGAGCGGGTGTTCGGCGTGACGATCCTCGAGGGTTACGGCTGCACCGAGGCCAGCGCGGTGGTCTCGGCCGAGACGATGACCGCCACCCGGCCCGGCAGCGTCGGCAAGCCGCTTCCGCACGCCGAGGTCGCGATCCTCGACCCGGACGGGAAGCCGGCTCCCGAAGGGGAGATCTGTGTGCGGGGCCCCGGCGTGATGCTCGGCTACTGGAACGACCCCGAGCTGACCGCGCAGACGGTCCGGGACGGCTGGCTGCACACCGGCGACGTCGGCCGGCTCGACGAGGACGGGTTCCTGTACGTCGTCGACCGGATGAAGGACCTCATCATCCGCGGCGGGTTCAACGTCTTCCCGCGGGACGTCGAAGACATCCTTCTCCAGCACCCGGCCGTGCAGGTCGCGGCCTGTGTGGGGAAGCCCGACGTGGAGAGCGGCGAAGAGGTGGTCGCCGTCGTGCAGCTGGTGCCGGGTGGGTCGGCGACCGGCGCCGAGCTCGTCGAGTTCGCGAAGGCGCGGATGGCGAAGTACAAGTATCCGCGCGAGGTGCACGTGGTCGACGCGGTGCCGCTGACCAGCGTCGGGAAGCTCAACCGGAAGGCGGTGCGGGACCTGGTCGGGGGGTAGGCGCCGGGTCACCGTGGGTTCGGGTCACCGTGGGCCCGGGCAACCGTGGGTTGGGGCACCGTGGGCCCCGGGCCCACGTGGGTTGGGGTCACCGTGGGTTGGGGTCACCGTGGGTTCGGGTCACCGTGGGTTCGGGGCATCGGCGTCCGGGGCATCGGCGTCCGGGGCGCCGGCGTCCGGGGCGCCGGCGTCCGGGGCGCCGGCGTCCGGGAATCAGGACAGGTGGCCGAGGCGCTCGGGGAGCGTGAAGCAGCCCGCGAACGGGTCGGGCAAGGCGCTCCAGGATTCCCAGCCGTCGGCGAGTTCGTCGTCGGTGAGCAGGCAGTCGGTCAGGATCGTGGTGAGAGCGTCCGCGGCGAGGTCGATGCCGATGAACGAGAGCACGGTGCGGCGGTCGCCGTAGTAGGGATCCCAGGTGGCGTCGGCGGTGAGCCGGCGGGCGGGTGACGCCTCGGTCCACTGGCTCGGCGGTAGGGTGGCGAGCCAGTATCCGAGGCTGCCCAGGCCGACACCACCGCCGGACGCCTCGAATCCGAGCGCGACGTCGGGCTGGGCGGCGATCCAGAGCTGGCCGCGGCCACGCAGCGCCCGGTCGGCCAGCTCCTCGAGCGCGTCGTGAAGCCGCTGCGGGTGGAACGGTCGTCGCGACTCGAACAGGAGCGAGGCGACGCCCCAGTCAGGAACCGGCTCGTGGTCGCCGATCGGGTACCCCTCCAGCGCGCGGCCGAGCGTAGGCGGACGCTGCGGGTCGTGCCGCCGGGTGCCGCGCAGTCCTTCCTGGGCCGCCCACGGCGCTAGACGCCGAACCAGCGTCGCGGCCCGCAGCCGATCGAGCGGGTCGGCGTCGGGCCCGGCCCAGACGACGATCGTGTCCGCGAACTCGATCTGGCGGGCGACGACGTCGGCGACCCCGCGGTGGTCGTCCGGGGCCGCGTGCAGGCCGCGGTGACGGAGGTCGTCGGTGGTGTCCAGGTCCCGCACGAGACGCTCGGCGTCGACCACCGTGACGTACGAATCGAAGCGCACGGCGTCGGTGACCGGGACGCCGTCGATCAGCGTGTGGGCGCAGACCGAGGCCACAGCCTCGGGCTCGACGGCGCGGGGGAGCGCCAGCAGCTGGTCACTGCCCGGGTACTCGCGGGCGAGTCGGACGAGCGTGGGGAGGACGTCCTCGCGCAGCGTGCAGGACACGCAGCCGTGGACGAGTTCCACGGTGACGTCCTCGAGAATGCCGGCGGCGTTGCGGACCAGCCTGCGGATCCTGCCGTCGGCGAGGTCGTGGATCGAGTGCACCACCAGCAGCAGGTTCGGGTCGTCAACGAGCAGGCCGCGGGCGACCGCGCCGGTGGCGGCGGGGGAGAAGCCGCTCAGGACGGTGACGGCGGGGCGATGGGTCATGGTGCTTCCTCGTCGGTGGGGCGTCGGACGAGATCTCGCAGCGCAGCGGGGATCGGCGCGGCGGCCGGGCCCCCGGCGCGGATCCAGTCGGCGAGTGAACGGATCTCGGTGGGGTGCTGCAGGGGGCCGAGCAGGGTGGGTGCGTCGGGCGTCCGAGGCGCCGCTCGGTCCAGGGTCGTTCGTTCGTGGGTCGCTCGACCCGGGGTCGCTCGTTCTGGGGTCGCTCGTTCTGGGGTCGCTCGTTCTGGGGTCGCTCGTTCTGGGGTCGCTCGGTGCAAGGCCGCTCGACCCAAGGTCGCTCGACCCGGCGCCGCTTGTTCTGGGGTCGCTCGTCGCGCAGCGACGAGGGCGACGGGGGACCAGACGCACGGGCCGAGGCAGCCGTGGCTGCGGATCAATACCGCCCCGGACGTCTCGCGGACTGCCACGCGCACGGCGTCGGCGTCGTGCTGCAGGGCCTGGCAGCGCAGCAGGGCCTGGCAGCGTCGGCCGCCGCACGTGATGACGACTGCGCCGGATGGCATCGCTCGTCCTCTCGGCTAGGGGGCGTCGCGGGCTCGGTGATGCATGTCTTACCGTAGAGCACATGAAAATCATTTTCGAGTGGCGTCGGTCATGAGCGCCCGTTGTCAGGTGACCGGGCGGGTTCCGGGCTTCGGGAACGCGGTCTCGCACTCGCACCGCCGCACCAAGCGCCGGTGGGAGCCGAACCTGCAACGAAAGCGGTTCTGGCTGGCGTCGGAGAACCGCTGGGTGACGCTGCGAGTCAGTGCGAAGGGCATCAAGACGATCGATCGCCGCGGCATCGAGTCGGTCGTGGCGCGGTTGCGGGAGCGCTGATGGCCAAGAAGAGCAAAATCGCGAAGGACGCGCAGCGTCGGGTGATCGTCGCCCGGTACGCCGAGCGGCGCGCCGAGCTCAAGCGGGTGATCGCCGATCCGCGAGCGTCGGACTCGGCCCGCGTTGCGGCCGTGGCGGAGTTGGCGCGTCAGCCCCGGGACGCCAGCCGGACCCGCGTCCGCAACCGCGACGTCGTCGACGGACGGCCGCGCGGACACTTGCGCGCGTTCGGGCTGTCCAGGGTGCGGTTCCGGCAGATGGCGCACGCCGGGGAGTTGCCGGGCATCTCGAAATCCAGCTGGTAAGCACGTCGAAAGGAACGTTCCATGGCTGTTCCCAAGCGCAAACTGTCGCGGAGCAACACCCGATCCCGCCGCGCGAACTGGAAGGCTCAGCCGCAGCAGCTGGTGCCGATCACGGTCGGTAGCCGGACCGGGATGGTGCCGCGGCGCCTGGTGCGGGCGTACCAGCTCGGGCTGCTCGAGCTCGACTAGCGGCTAGCCCTCGCCGGCCGCTGGGGGCGCGCCGTCCGTTCGCCGTCGGCGGTGTCGGCGGGGCGGGTTCTCCGCCCGCTCACCGGCGGTGAGCGTCAGCGATGCAGCTTCTCCGCTCGCTCGCCGGCGGCGAGTGCGGCGGGGCGCGGCGGCCGCGGCCGCGAGCGGGCGCCGCGGGCTCGCTGCACAGGCGGCCGGGTCGTCCCAGTGGCCGGGGCATCCCACGCGGCCGGGCTGTCCCAAGTAGCCGGGCTGTCGCAGGTGGCCGGGCTGTCCCAAGTAGCCGGGTAGTCCCAGGCGGCCGGGCTGTCGCAGGTGGCCGGGCTGTCGCGGGTGGCCGGGTCGTTCCAGGTGGCCGGGCTGTCGCAGGTGGCTGGGGCGTCGCATTGGGCCAGTCGTCGCGGCCAGCCAGATCGTCGCACTCCGACCTCGGCGGCGTCGATCAGGGCGGCGCGGATCGAGCAGGCGGCGGTCTCCCACGAGGTCTCGACCTCGACGGTAGCCCGCCACCGGTCGGCGTGGGCCGCCCCTCCGGGGCTGAAGTCGCGGTGGTCAAGCCCCTTGTGGACAGCGGGTTTCTGTCGGTGGGCGCCGATAGAATTTCGCACATGAGTTCGATGGTCGAGTGTGTGGCGGTGTTGCGGGAGTTGGCCGGGGAAGACCTCGGCGGGCTCCCCGATGGCGCGCAGCTCGGCCGGGTAGAAGACTGGGAAGAGATCGTGCGGGTGGCCCAGGCCGGGCTGGCCGAGGCGGTCGGTGCGGTGCATCGCCGGGGTGCGGTGGCCTACAACGGTGCCCCGTCGACGAAGGCCTGGCTGCAGGGCTCGTTGAAGATGACCTCCGGTGAGGCCAGCGCTCTGGTCGATACCGCGCGCCGGTTACCGGTTCTGCCGCGTTTCGCCGCCGCGTTGTCCGCCGGGGTGGTCTCGTTCGGACACGTGAAAGTCGCCGCGTGGCTGGCCCGGAAGGTCGACGCGGTGGATCCGGATTTGGTGCCGGTCGCTGAGGAGATGTTGTTCGAGAACGCCCACCGGCTCAGCTGCTCAGAGTTGCGGCAGATCGCCAAACGGATCCTCGAGCATCTGCTTCCGGCGAAGGAGCATCCGCCGGAACCGGAACGGGCGGTGTATCTGGGTCAGACCTACGACGACATCTGGGACCTGAAAGGCTCGCTGTCGCCCGAATGCGGGGCGATGCTGCAGACCTACTTCGCGACGCTGCCGAAGCCTGATCCGGAGGACATGCGGTCGGCGGCCGAACGCCGCCACGACGCGCTGCGGGACCTCATCCGGCACATCCTGGACACCGGTGAGCTTCCGACCACCGCCGGGGAGCAGCCGCATCTGACGGTGCTGGTGCACGCGAGCGACCTGCGCCGCACCCCGGCCGGCCGCACCGTCCTGGCCGACACCCCGGTTTCCGCCCCGGGCGCTCCGCTGTCCGAGATCCTGGTCCGGCCGGACGACGAGTGGTCCCTCGACGCTGACGGGGAGCAGGAGTGGGTCACCGACTGGGATTGGGACGTGGTCGCCGACTGGCTCGCCGACCCCCAGCACCAACCCGAACCCGCGGCCCCCACTCGCCACTACCCCGACAGCGGACCCGGCGGTCCCGACACGCGCCCCGGCGGCTCCGGCCGTGGTCCCCGGGTCTGGGTTCCCGGTAGCCGGTGGGTCCCCGGACCCGGTGACGGCGGCCGCACCGACTTCGGTGACACCCTCCCGCTCGAAGCGATCGACCGGATCGCCTGCGACGCCGCGATCAACCGCATCGTCCTCGGACCCGACGACGTCCCCATCGCGGTCGGACGCCGCAGCCGCCTGGTGCCGCCCACGATGCGGCGCGGCCTGGTCGTGCGGGACCAGGGCTGCCGGTTCCACTACTGCACCCGGCCGCCGCACTGGACCCAAGCCCACCACATCATCCCCTGGTCCCACGGCGGACCAACCGACATGAACAACCTCATCCTCCTGTGCGGTTTTCATCACCACCGCGTCCACGACGAAGGCTGGACCCTCGAATTCGACGGACGAGAACTCACCATCCGCCGACCCGACGGCACCATCCTCGACCCACCCGACTAGCGACCCAGCAGCCGAAACAGCC is part of the Cryptosporangium aurantiacum genome and encodes:
- the rpmB gene encoding 50S ribosomal protein L28, which codes for MSARCQVTGRVPGFGNAVSHSHRRTKRRWEPNLQRKRFWLASENRWVTLRVSAKGIKTIDRRGIESVVARLRER
- a CDS encoding TetR/AcrR family transcriptional regulator; protein product: MAVQSGVYRGVSAADRVADRRTRLLAAALAVWADPDTRTTMTAVCAAAGLSERYFYESFAGLDALLEAVMDGIAAEIEETSRAAAEKAGDDPAARVRAAVRAFVELLLDDPRKGRVAIVESVAVPKLRQRRTELLRYLAHQSAIESRELLGAPGRSTNEDEIAGLLFIGGMAELVTAWLDGSVEASAEEIVAAASRALVGLYR
- a CDS encoding class I adenylate-forming enzyme family protein; this encodes MTHNLAVLAEESYARLGHYESLYFEGTWLTSTEIHERSIRVAGGLRAHGVKPGDRVVVLTMNTPQVFIAYRAIWRAGAVVTPVIFLQTEPELRHILSDSGATAAIVSPELVGLFSGAAAGLDITLFVVGEESFDALEAGEPTEIVPRADDDLAALLYTGGTTGRAKGVMLSHRGLWESGRGIDLVARTTTVTRSLLPLPLSHAYGLIVAIGGLHTDRQQVAVLQRWFDPVGWLQLVQEHKLETSPVVPAMLQLLLGQPLAEYDLSSLQSFGSGGATLPPAVREEAERVFGVTILEGYGCTEASAVVSAETMTATRPGSVGKPLPHAEVAILDPDGKPAPEGEICVRGPGVMLGYWNDPELTAQTVRDGWLHTGDVGRLDEDGFLYVVDRMKDLIIRGGFNVFPRDVEDILLQHPAVQVAACVGKPDVESGEEVVAVVQLVPGGSATGAELVEFAKARMAKYKYPREVHVVDAVPLTSVGKLNRKAVRDLVGG
- a CDS encoding cytochrome P450 — its product is MTAEAMESPETTRPLPSLHREDRGYPWLGQLFEYSKDPVRLLRSKWDRYGPVAPFYVLGKTSVMLLGPDACGEALQNRDKAFANGPAWSQLVGPFFTRGLMLIDFDEHKSHRRIMQEAFTRPRLEGYTRRLHPAIEQGMASWDTDGRFPSYWRLKQLTLDIAADLFMGGAQDTSKAEMDRVNKAFIACVQAAAGIVRADVPFTRWGRAYRGRKVLEKFLRHYLPAKRAQQTDDIFSVLCHITTEDGDRFSDDDVVNHMIFLMMAAHDTSTITTSTILQYLGQHPEWQERCRADALALGPEPSMAELESLVPLDLVMREALRLRAPVPVLVRYAVKDTVVQGVRIPADTNVVVGVQLSHMMEDYWTDPPAFDPERFSPERREDRSHRFAWEPFGGGVHKCIGLYFAGLEIKAIMHRLLREYHWTVDPAYVPPLDHHSLPFPKDGLPIALVRKDRHGL
- the rpsN gene encoding 30S ribosomal protein S14, coding for MAKKSKIAKDAQRRVIVARYAERRAELKRVIADPRASDSARVAAVAELARQPRDASRTRVRNRDVVDGRPRGHLRAFGLSRVRFRQMAHAGELPGISKSSW
- a CDS encoding acyl-CoA dehydrogenase family protein; amino-acid sequence: MNFDLDDEHRALAAAARTFLSGSASPAASRAALADGAGIKPGRAELVKSGFAAITIPEAAGGGGGSVLDLAVVAEQAGRVLAGPSLVTFARAAVLFDDERLAALADGSLAVAVVDDSGPVLDAIGAEEFLALRDGALVCGPGTVTAREPIDPTRGLGDVDLGETTVLAPDATARWQRAERVGRTILAAEGLGAASRVLEIGVEYAKQRQTFGRAIGSYQAVKHLLVDVYVEVEQLRSLVWWAAWAADRAPDELPLAAAAAKAAAASTLEHAAETVIQVHGGIGFTWEHDAHLYWRRAKVDRFLLGDDVAAYDEVARLAMAEATR
- a CDS encoding acyl-CoA dehydrogenase family protein; this translates as MDFDDTPDEAAWRTEVCSFLEQHREELGTRNERSFDRDVARARQALLYDAGFVGVTWPTEVGGRGGTPMQQAIIDQEVARLGIPGLINLIGIGMCGPTVIVHGSDDQKSRYLKRLLRADDIWCQLFSEPASGSDLAALRTKAVRDSDGSWRVNGQKVWTTLAHLADYGILLTRTDPDVPKHRGLTMFVVDMKAPGVTVRPLRQMSGGADFNEVFFDDVIISDAERLGDVGEGWRVALTTLMSERLSLGGGGTTIGPGAEAVARHVAAHLDGLSADRQVLARQELGRGYVAALGTRYTGYRQLSKISRGELPGPEASAGKLSSTRTARDLADLAVRVLGDDARVASSRDGSDTWQDLQAVLPGMAIAGGTDQVLRNIIGERVLGLPAEPRADKGVTFTQSLTSTGSLR
- a CDS encoding TetR/AcrR family transcriptional regulator, which encodes MARVREFDTEAVAGSAMELFWTRGYEATSVRDLTEHLGIGQGSLYAAFGSKEGLYRAALEHYRTRLAGDALRELDGGTDIREVVRELLLGRVRVAVQAGGRGCLFVNAAAERLPGDAATRRAVSDAFRASQAALTEVLTVAAARGEISRRHDPRTLAEFLVTFLNGLLVSSKVTPDAGAFHAVVEVAVGALD
- the rpmF gene encoding 50S ribosomal protein L32; protein product: MAVPKRKLSRSNTRSRRANWKAQPQQLVPITVGSRTGMVPRRLVRAYQLGLLELD
- a CDS encoding CobW family GTP-binding protein, which translates into the protein MTHRPAVTVLSGFSPAATGAVARGLLVDDPNLLLVVHSIHDLADGRIRRLVRNAAGILEDVTVELVHGCVSCTLREDVLPTLVRLAREYPGSDQLLALPRAVEPEAVASVCAHTLIDGVPVTDAVRFDSYVTVVDAERLVRDLDTTDDLRHRGLHAAPDDHRGVADVVARQIEFADTIVVWAGPDADPLDRLRAATLVRRLAPWAAQEGLRGTRRHDPQRPPTLGRALEGYPIGDHEPVPDWGVASLLFESRRPFHPQRLHDALEELADRALRGRGQLWIAAQPDVALGFEASGGGVGLGSLGYWLATLPPSQWTEASPARRLTADATWDPYYGDRRTVLSFIGIDLAADALTTILTDCLLTDDELADGWESWSALPDPFAGCFTLPERLGHLS